Proteins from a genomic interval of Diaphorobacter sp. HDW4A:
- a CDS encoding response regulator, translating into MANILVVDDELGIRDLLSEILNDEGHSVDLAENATQARNARLDNVYDLVLLDIWMPDTDGVSLLKEWATSGMLNMPVIMMSGHATIDTAVEATRIGAFSFLEKPITMQKLLKAVEQGLARSSGNGNNSQAQAAGTAGQNGSAASKAAGNGNGVQALNGGVGALATAVAMVAEVDQGPMSHQGFDLDRPLREARDGFEKAYFEFHLAREGGSMTRVAEKTGLERTHLYRKLRQLGVDLGRNKRG; encoded by the coding sequence ATGGCAAACATTCTGGTGGTTGACGACGAACTGGGGATCCGGGATCTGTTGTCTGAAATCCTGAACGACGAGGGTCACAGCGTGGACCTCGCAGAGAACGCCACCCAGGCTCGCAATGCACGTCTGGACAATGTCTACGATCTGGTGCTGCTCGACATCTGGATGCCAGATACCGATGGGGTGTCTCTGCTCAAGGAATGGGCAACCTCCGGCATGCTGAACATGCCGGTCATCATGATGAGTGGTCACGCCACCATCGACACGGCTGTTGAAGCCACGCGCATCGGCGCCTTTTCGTTTCTTGAAAAGCCCATCACCATGCAGAAACTGCTCAAGGCAGTGGAGCAAGGGTTGGCGCGCAGTAGTGGCAACGGCAACAATTCGCAGGCTCAGGCAGCTGGTACTGCGGGCCAAAATGGGTCCGCTGCATCCAAGGCGGCGGGCAACGGCAACGGCGTCCAGGCACTCAATGGCGGTGTTGGAGCCTTGGCTACCGCTGTCGCCATGGTTGCGGAAGTAGACCAAGGCCCCATGTCGCATCAGGGCTTTGATCTCGATCGCCCTTTGCGCGAAGCGCGTGACGGATTCGAAAAAGCGTACTTCGAGTTTCATCTGGCCCGCGAAGGTGGCTCGATGACCCGCGTCGCGGAAAAAACAGGGCTGGAGCGCACCCATCTTTACCGAAAGCTGCGTCAACTCGGTGTAGACTTGGGCCGTAACAAACGAGGATGA
- a CDS encoding RNA polymerase sigma-70 factor, which produces MEDESTTIFEGLRKRLQGIAYRMLGSVAEAEDVVQDVWLRWHDAHRSGIANAEAWLVTTTTRASIDHLRSAKVRRESYVGFWLPEPLLADSPPSPEQELERANDLSVAFLTVLERLSPDARAAFLMREVFDAEYIDIASILGTSEASSRQLVSRSRVRLREEGAPRYKVSADAQFKVLRRFSDAMSSGDFAALKFLLAEDAELVSDGGGKVTSFPKPLSGSQRIAQLYFSAHRRYQEALRIELAVINGQWGTLRFIDGQLESVHAYETDGERIVHIHVQRNPDKLARIAVDFLQISRGALSQDWPLERLVGVTQPLLPKESLP; this is translated from the coding sequence ATGGAAGACGAATCCACAACAATCTTCGAGGGACTGAGAAAGCGCCTCCAAGGCATTGCCTACCGCATGCTGGGTTCGGTAGCTGAGGCTGAGGATGTGGTTCAGGATGTCTGGCTGCGCTGGCACGATGCACACCGGTCTGGCATCGCCAATGCCGAGGCGTGGTTGGTCACGACCACCACGCGGGCCAGCATCGATCATCTGCGATCCGCCAAGGTTCGGCGCGAGAGTTACGTGGGGTTCTGGTTGCCCGAGCCGCTGCTCGCGGATTCGCCGCCTTCGCCTGAGCAGGAGCTTGAACGTGCGAATGATCTCTCGGTTGCATTTTTGACTGTGCTCGAGCGCTTATCGCCCGATGCGCGTGCTGCATTTCTCATGCGCGAGGTGTTCGATGCGGAATACATCGACATCGCCAGCATTCTGGGAACGAGCGAGGCGTCTTCCAGGCAATTGGTCAGTCGCTCCAGGGTACGTTTGCGCGAGGAGGGCGCGCCAAGGTACAAGGTAAGCGCAGACGCGCAATTCAAGGTGTTGCGCCGGTTTTCGGATGCGATGAGCAGCGGTGATTTTGCTGCGCTCAAGTTCCTTCTCGCAGAGGATGCGGAGTTGGTGAGCGATGGCGGCGGGAAGGTGACGAGCTTTCCGAAGCCGCTCTCGGGCAGTCAGCGGATCGCGCAGCTGTACTTTTCCGCCCATCGCCGCTACCAGGAAGCCCTGCGTATCGAGCTCGCCGTCATCAATGGTCAGTGGGGGACGTTGCGCTTCATCGATGGACAGCTCGAATCGGTGCATGCCTATGAAACCGATGGCGAGCGGATTGTCCATATCCATGTGCAGAGGAATCCGGACAAGCTGGCGCGCATCGCGGTAGATTTTTTGCAAATAAGTAGAGGTGCGCTGTCACAAGACTGGCCGCTCGAACGTCTAGTGGGTGTAACTCAACCACTTTTGCCGAAAGAGAGCCTCCCATGA
- a CDS encoding carboxymuconolactone decarboxylase family protein, whose amino-acid sequence MTQRLNYSEQSPELFKKLSAFSMAAGNSSIDATVRHLVEIRASQINGCGLCVDMHIKQAAIHGERPLRLHHLVIWRESPLFSGRERAALEWTEILTRIPEHGVPDEVFERVRAHLNDKEMADLTFVIMAINAWNRAGVAFRTEPGSLDAAYGLDKANLS is encoded by the coding sequence ATGACCCAGCGTTTGAACTATTCCGAGCAGTCCCCCGAACTCTTCAAGAAGCTGAGCGCCTTCAGCATGGCAGCGGGCAATTCGTCGATCGATGCGACCGTTCGCCATCTCGTAGAGATCCGCGCCTCGCAGATCAATGGCTGCGGCCTGTGCGTGGATATGCATATCAAGCAGGCCGCGATCCACGGCGAGCGGCCGCTTCGACTGCATCATCTGGTCATCTGGCGCGAGTCGCCGCTGTTCTCCGGGCGCGAGCGTGCTGCGCTCGAGTGGACCGAGATCCTCACCAGGATTCCTGAGCATGGGGTGCCGGATGAGGTATTCGAGCGGGTGCGTGCGCATCTGAACGACAAGGAGATGGCGGACCTCACTTTCGTCATCATGGCCATCAATGCTTGGAATCGTGCCGGTGTGGCGTTCAGGACGGAGCCCGGCTCGCTCGATGCAGCCTATGGATTGGATAAAGCCAACCTCAGTTAA
- a CDS encoding H-NS family nucleoid-associated regulatory protein — MTTYKELLAQKQALDQQIAEAKKSESKAALATVLALISEFGFTAQQVFPWKPAGVKAPAKYRDPVSGATWSGRGKPPKWIADKDRAEFEIQ; from the coding sequence ATGACTACATACAAAGAACTCCTGGCTCAGAAGCAGGCACTGGATCAGCAAATCGCCGAAGCCAAGAAGTCCGAATCCAAGGCGGCGCTCGCTACCGTACTTGCGTTGATTTCCGAGTTTGGCTTTACCGCCCAGCAAGTTTTTCCTTGGAAGCCCGCTGGTGTGAAGGCTCCCGCCAAGTACCGTGACCCCGTCAGCGGTGCCACATGGAGTGGTCGTGGCAAGCCACCGAAGTGGATTGCCGACAAGGATCGCGCCGAGTTCGAGATCCAATGA
- a CDS encoding tyrosine-protein phosphatase: MDHQFTRTLNLAGASNFRDIGGYRGHEGRQVRWRRIFRSDHLAALTAQDTRTLADMGVSRALDFRGDAERAAQAYAIPNVRYHALSIEPTVVQRAKEMALAGKQMTAHIAVGLMQDTYRAFVANNAQQYAELFEHLLEDDAPLVFHCTAGKDRTGFAAALILLTLGVPQSVVMEDYLLTNAHYRRPASINNGAPEEVLNVLWRVQEDFLEAALQSVDADYGGLEQYMEKRLGIGAKERARLAQLYLTETPQG, from the coding sequence ATGGATCATCAATTCACACGAACGCTCAATCTCGCTGGGGCTTCCAACTTCCGTGACATCGGTGGATATCGCGGACATGAAGGGCGGCAAGTGCGCTGGCGACGCATTTTCCGCTCGGATCACCTGGCGGCTCTGACCGCGCAGGACACGCGCACACTGGCCGACATGGGCGTGTCGCGTGCGCTGGACTTCCGAGGCGACGCGGAGCGTGCGGCGCAGGCCTATGCGATTCCGAACGTGCGCTATCACGCGCTGTCGATCGAGCCGACCGTGGTGCAGCGCGCCAAGGAGATGGCGCTGGCCGGCAAGCAGATGACGGCACACATCGCAGTGGGGCTGATGCAGGACACCTACCGCGCTTTTGTCGCCAACAATGCGCAGCAGTACGCAGAGTTGTTCGAGCATTTGCTGGAGGATGATGCGCCGTTGGTGTTTCACTGTACGGCCGGAAAAGACCGCACTGGTTTTGCTGCGGCGCTGATCTTGCTGACGCTTGGTGTGCCGCAGTCGGTGGTGATGGAGGACTATCTGCTGACCAACGCGCACTACCGTCGGCCCGCAAGCATCAACAATGGAGCGCCTGAGGAAGTGCTCAACGTGCTCTGGCGTGTACAGGAAGACTTCCTGGAGGCCGCTCTGCAATCGGTGGATGCCGACTACGGCGGGCTCGAGCAATACATGGAAAAGCGGTTGGGCATTGGCGCCAAGGAGCGCGCACGACTGGCCCAGCTGTATCTGACGGAGACGCCTCAGGGCTGA
- a CDS encoding HU family DNA-binding protein: MATAKKVSAPAKKAAPATTAKTKAAPAAKKAAPAAKKAPVATKAAVAKKAPVAKKAAAAPAAPAALKPIKDVFNKSSLITHLVEASAVEAKAVKAVLVALENAIVASVHKKGSGEFTLPGLLKIGVLQVPAKKKRFGKDPFTGEERWFDAKPATVKIKTRALKKLKDAAA, encoded by the coding sequence ATGGCAACTGCAAAGAAAGTGAGCGCGCCCGCCAAGAAGGCCGCTCCAGCAACGACAGCAAAAACCAAGGCTGCACCCGCAGCGAAGAAGGCTGCTCCTGCAGCCAAGAAGGCACCAGTGGCTACGAAGGCAGCTGTTGCAAAGAAGGCCCCCGTCGCCAAGAAGGCTGCTGCAGCTCCCGCTGCTCCTGCAGCCCTGAAGCCGATCAAGGACGTGTTCAACAAGTCCTCGCTGATCACTCACCTGGTGGAAGCCAGCGCTGTCGAAGCCAAGGCCGTCAAGGCCGTGCTCGTGGCACTGGAAAACGCCATCGTGGCATCGGTGCACAAGAAGGGCTCCGGCGAATTCACACTGCCAGGTCTGCTGAAGATCGGCGTGCTGCAAGTTCCAGCCAAGAAGAAGCGCTTCGGCAAGGACCCCTTCACAGGTGAAGAGCGCTGGTTCGACGCCAAGCCCGCCACCGTGAAGATCAAGACCCGCGCCCTGAAGAAGCTCAAGGACGCTGCGGCCTGA
- a CDS encoding PhaM family polyhydroxyalkanoate granule multifunctional regulatory protein: MSDTDNTPFGFGRFVPGFDFLQNLAKGAATGVSSMPGLANWVAPTVSVEELDKRIGELKSVQFWLEQNSRALSATVQALEVQKMTLATLENMNVAMGDIAGAFGAQMAGAAKSATASAAKASKTPEPEAEEPAQRSTDASHGEAPDKAETASTGAGAAFMPGASGMVDPVQWWTSLTNQFQQIASSAMRDVTQHAANAPAMSGVGGAATAQEAFKKASDMANQFAADSMKGAQAMARSAVAAANKAASAPAAAKKAAAKTTTAAKKTTASAAAKKPQSKTQK; this comes from the coding sequence ATGAGCGACACTGACAACACACCATTTGGTTTCGGGCGCTTTGTGCCAGGCTTCGATTTTTTGCAGAACCTCGCCAAGGGCGCTGCAACCGGCGTGTCATCGATGCCGGGCCTCGCCAACTGGGTCGCCCCGACGGTGAGCGTGGAAGAGCTGGACAAGCGCATCGGCGAATTGAAGTCCGTGCAGTTCTGGCTGGAGCAGAATTCGCGTGCGTTGTCGGCCACGGTTCAGGCGCTTGAAGTGCAGAAGATGACGTTGGCCACGCTCGAAAACATGAACGTGGCGATGGGAGATATCGCCGGTGCCTTCGGCGCGCAAATGGCGGGTGCAGCGAAGAGCGCTACGGCGAGTGCGGCCAAGGCTTCGAAGACTCCTGAACCTGAGGCAGAAGAGCCAGCGCAAAGGTCGACAGATGCGTCTCATGGCGAGGCGCCTGACAAGGCTGAAACAGCCTCCACAGGAGCTGGTGCGGCGTTCATGCCGGGCGCTTCCGGTATGGTCGATCCAGTGCAATGGTGGACTTCGCTGACCAACCAGTTTCAGCAGATTGCCTCCAGCGCAATGCGCGATGTGACGCAGCATGCGGCGAATGCGCCTGCCATGTCAGGTGTCGGCGGTGCAGCCACTGCGCAGGAAGCTTTCAAGAAGGCTTCCGACATGGCAAACCAGTTCGCGGCTGACAGCATGAAGGGCGCACAGGCCATGGCGCGTTCGGCCGTGGCTGCGGCGAACAAGGCGGCGTCCGCACCTGCGGCTGCGAAGAAGGCTGCAGCCAAGACCACGACGGCGGCAAAGAAGACAACGGCTTCCGCAGCCGCCAAGAAGCCCCAGTCCAAGACACAGAAATGA
- a CDS encoding FIST N-terminal domain-containing protein, with protein sequence MTAKLFPSGHATHPQWRMAAVLVLAQLRAQMALPGYARAPSLALLYITDHYADDARQLLEFMSQQLPDVKAWSGTVGMGVAANNAEYFDEPAMSVMLCDIAPEQWRIFSGVAPMPRAGQGGFVVQTALVHADEFTPDLNEVLEEMAQRTSVGFVFGGVAASRGPRVQFALDLLREHTREDGDDSAVLQGGLSGVAFGPEVPWISRLTQGCRPIAPWGVVTAVQDNLVLELDGVPALDVLLETLGVSLEGDTQPAIDAVNATMAGLLDAGSRQPHSTGHFGSQTRVRHIVGLDATRRGVALEESVEVGSLMAFCQRHQSTARSDLMRICAEIREELEPAEDVLTVHGSTSVEHIAAYERTTMSKRMLGAVYVSCSDRGGQFFGGSSAELQIVRRALGDVPLVGFFASGEIAGHRRYGYAGVLTVFFGSTGTA encoded by the coding sequence ATGACGGCCAAGCTGTTCCCATCCGGTCATGCCACCCATCCGCAATGGCGGATGGCGGCTGTGCTGGTGCTTGCGCAACTGCGCGCGCAAATGGCCTTGCCTGGATATGCGCGTGCTCCGTCGCTCGCGCTTCTGTACATCACCGATCACTACGCCGACGATGCGCGGCAACTGCTTGAATTCATGTCGCAGCAGCTTCCGGATGTGAAGGCGTGGAGCGGTACGGTCGGCATGGGGGTGGCGGCCAACAACGCGGAGTATTTCGATGAGCCCGCGATGTCGGTCATGCTGTGCGATATCGCGCCCGAGCAGTGGCGCATCTTCTCTGGCGTGGCACCGATGCCGCGCGCAGGCCAAGGTGGCTTTGTCGTGCAGACCGCGCTGGTTCATGCAGATGAATTCACGCCTGATCTGAACGAGGTGCTCGAAGAGATGGCGCAGCGCACCAGCGTTGGGTTTGTGTTCGGCGGCGTGGCCGCAAGCCGTGGACCGAGGGTTCAGTTCGCGCTCGATCTGCTGCGCGAACACACGCGAGAGGATGGCGATGATTCTGCCGTACTTCAAGGAGGGCTGTCGGGCGTGGCATTCGGACCCGAGGTGCCGTGGATCTCGCGCCTGACGCAGGGCTGTCGACCGATCGCGCCTTGGGGCGTGGTGACGGCGGTTCAGGACAATCTGGTGCTGGAGCTTGATGGCGTGCCCGCGTTGGACGTGTTGCTCGAAACACTGGGCGTTTCGCTCGAAGGCGACACGCAACCCGCCATTGACGCTGTAAACGCGACCATGGCCGGGCTGCTCGATGCAGGCTCACGTCAGCCGCACAGCACCGGACATTTCGGATCGCAAACCCGTGTGCGGCATATCGTGGGGCTGGATGCCACGCGCCGGGGTGTGGCGCTCGAGGAGTCCGTGGAGGTGGGCTCACTGATGGCCTTCTGTCAGCGCCATCAGAGTACGGCGCGTTCGGATCTGATGCGTATTTGTGCAGAAATTCGAGAAGAGTTGGAGCCAGCCGAAGACGTGCTCACGGTGCATGGCAGCACCAGCGTGGAGCACATCGCAGCGTACGAGCGCACCACCATGTCCAAGCGTATGCTGGGGGCCGTTTATGTAAGTTGTTCGGATCGCGGCGGGCAGTTCTTCGGCGGCAGCAGCGCCGAGCTGCAGATCGTTCGTCGCGCGCTGGGCGATGTGCCGCTCGTGGGTTTTTTCGCGAGCGGAGAAATCGCCGGGCATCGGCGCTATGGCTACGCTGGCGTGCTGACTGTCTTTTTCGGCAGCACGGGCACAGCGTAG
- a CDS encoding YXWGXW repeat-containing protein, with product MIRTPLIAASIAAAAFGLAAGAAQAGPNISVQIGSPYPAVMPVQYSAPPPPRYERVPAPRRGMIWSQGHWEWRGHRHVWVPGTWMRVRPGHSYHQPAWEQRGNQWQYNRGGWDRDGDGVPNRHDRRPDNPYRN from the coding sequence ATGATTCGCACACCTCTCATCGCCGCCAGCATCGCTGCCGCAGCATTCGGACTGGCTGCCGGTGCAGCGCAGGCAGGCCCCAACATCAGCGTGCAGATCGGCTCACCCTATCCAGCCGTGATGCCTGTGCAGTACAGCGCGCCGCCTCCTCCGCGCTATGAACGCGTGCCCGCCCCGCGCCGCGGCATGATCTGGTCGCAAGGCCACTGGGAGTGGCGCGGTCACCGCCATGTGTGGGTGCCCGGCACGTGGATGCGCGTGCGCCCCGGTCACAGCTACCACCAGCCCGCCTGGGAGCAGCGCGGCAATCAGTGGCAATACAACCGCGGTGGCTGGGACCGCGATGGTGATGGCGTGCCGAATCGCCACGACCGACGCCCCGACAATCCGTATCGCAACTGA
- a CDS encoding helix-turn-helix transcriptional regulator, whose protein sequence is MSTTADLITALKKELKSAQMTYADLAKELDMAESSVKRMLAKGDMPLTRIDAICRALRIDFADLARRVAESQPLLKELTQEQERAVVADKKLLLMAICVLSQWTLEQITSTYRLSEAEGVKYLAQLDRIGIIELRPLNRYRLKLAKTFRWRPHGAVMDFFREHALLDYFSGSFDGTGEGMLLVHGSISRAVAPAFNERMQRLAQDFSQQHLADQKLPPRELEGYTLVLGMRSWEFAVFGQMRRNGSPP, encoded by the coding sequence ATGAGCACCACCGCCGACCTCATCACCGCTCTCAAGAAAGAGCTCAAATCCGCCCAGATGACCTACGCCGATCTGGCCAAGGAACTCGACATGGCCGAGTCCAGCGTCAAGCGCATGCTGGCCAAGGGGGACATGCCCCTCACGCGCATCGACGCGATCTGCCGCGCGCTGCGCATCGACTTTGCCGACCTCGCGCGCCGCGTGGCCGAGAGCCAGCCCCTGCTCAAGGAACTCACGCAAGAGCAGGAACGCGCCGTCGTCGCGGACAAGAAACTGCTGCTGATGGCGATCTGCGTGCTCAGTCAATGGACGCTCGAGCAGATCACCAGCACCTACCGCCTGAGCGAGGCCGAGGGCGTGAAATACCTCGCGCAGCTCGACCGCATCGGCATCATCGAGCTGCGCCCGCTTAACCGCTACCGCCTGAAGCTCGCCAAAACCTTTCGCTGGCGCCCGCATGGTGCAGTGATGGATTTCTTTCGCGAGCACGCGCTGCTCGACTATTTCTCGGGCAGCTTCGACGGCACGGGCGAAGGCATGCTGTTGGTGCACGGCTCCATCAGCCGCGCGGTGGCACCGGCGTTCAACGAACGCATGCAGCGGCTCGCGCAGGATTTTTCGCAGCAGCATCTCGCCGACCAGAAGCTGCCACCACGCGAGCTTGAAGGCTACACGCTGGTGCTCGGCATGCGCAGTTGGGAGTTCGCGGTCTTCGGGCAGATGCGTAGAAACGGTAGCCCCCCCTGA
- a CDS encoding MFS transporter, translating into MNPTPVDDRTASASAHEQHPNQFALLKQRRFAPFFWTQFSGAANDNLFKFAFTVMVTYQLSVSWMPPSLAGLVIGALFILPFLLFSATAGQITDKLEKTRIIRFVKDFEIVVMLIAAAGFVMSSAAILLGCVFLMGLHSTLFGPVKFAYLPQALSERELTGGNGMVEMGTFVAILLGNVAGGLLVAMPGIGHTAVAVACVGLALIGRLVAQWIPKAPATDPNLVVNWNPITETVRNLKLAHGNIVVFRSLLGISWMWFFGAVFLSQFPSFAKEVLHGNEQVASLLLVVFSIGIGVGSLLCEVLSRRQVEIGLVPLGAIGMSVFAIDLYFASRHLPKVAEMGAAAFIANPAHWRVMVDLLLLSLFAGLYSVPMYALIQLRSQPTHRARIIAANNILNALFMIASSVLAGALLAAKFTVPQIFLFTGIANAIVAFYIFMLVPEYLLRFYAWVLSRIIYRFKVRGDDHIPTQGAAILACNHVSFVDAVLLMAASPRPIYFLMDHRIFRVPVLGWIFKLAKAIPVASQKEDPATYEAAFERAAQVLREGDLLAIFPEGGITRDGELQEFKGGIMKIIDRARAEGVNAPVVPMALTNLWGSYFSRVEQGGAMVRPFRRGMLNRVGLNVGAPMAAAEVQPATLRERVAQLLKA; encoded by the coding sequence ATGAACCCAACGCCAGTTGACGACCGCACGGCCAGCGCATCGGCGCATGAGCAGCATCCCAACCAGTTCGCATTGCTCAAGCAGCGGCGGTTCGCTCCGTTCTTCTGGACGCAGTTCTCGGGCGCGGCGAACGACAACCTCTTCAAGTTCGCCTTCACCGTGATGGTGACCTACCAGCTCAGCGTGAGCTGGATGCCGCCGTCCTTGGCAGGGCTGGTAATCGGTGCGCTGTTCATCCTGCCGTTTTTGCTGTTCTCGGCGACCGCCGGGCAGATCACCGACAAGCTCGAGAAGACGCGCATCATCCGCTTCGTGAAGGACTTCGAGATCGTTGTCATGCTGATCGCGGCGGCTGGTTTCGTGATGAGCAGCGCGGCGATTCTGCTGGGCTGCGTGTTCCTTATGGGGTTGCACTCCACGCTGTTCGGCCCCGTCAAGTTCGCCTATCTGCCGCAGGCGCTGAGCGAGCGTGAACTCACGGGTGGCAACGGCATGGTGGAGATGGGCACCTTCGTCGCGATTCTGCTGGGCAACGTGGCGGGCGGTTTGCTCGTCGCCATGCCGGGCATCGGTCACACCGCCGTGGCTGTGGCCTGCGTGGGGCTGGCGCTGATCGGCCGGCTGGTGGCGCAATGGATTCCCAAGGCGCCCGCGACCGATCCCAATCTGGTGGTGAACTGGAACCCGATCACCGAAACCGTGCGCAACCTGAAGCTCGCGCACGGCAACATCGTGGTGTTCCGGTCGCTTCTGGGCATCAGCTGGATGTGGTTCTTCGGCGCGGTGTTTCTGAGCCAGTTCCCGAGTTTCGCAAAGGAAGTGCTGCATGGCAACGAGCAGGTCGCGTCGCTGCTGCTCGTGGTGTTTTCCATCGGCATCGGCGTCGGTTCGCTGCTGTGCGAGGTGCTGTCGCGCCGTCAGGTGGAAATCGGTCTCGTGCCGCTCGGCGCCATCGGCATGAGCGTGTTCGCCATCGATCTGTACTTCGCCTCACGCCATCTGCCGAAGGTGGCCGAGATGGGCGCTGCCGCGTTCATCGCCAACCCCGCGCACTGGCGCGTGATGGTCGACCTGCTGCTTCTCAGCCTGTTCGCGGGCCTCTACAGCGTGCCGATGTATGCGCTGATCCAACTGCGCAGCCAGCCCACGCACCGTGCGCGCATCATCGCGGCGAACAACATTCTCAACGCGCTGTTCATGATCGCGAGCTCGGTGCTGGCAGGCGCGCTGCTGGCGGCCAAGTTCACCGTGCCGCAGATCTTTCTGTTCACCGGCATCGCCAATGCCATCGTCGCGTTCTACATCTTCATGCTGGTGCCCGAGTACCTGCTGCGCTTCTACGCCTGGGTGCTCTCGCGCATCATCTATCGCTTCAAGGTGCGCGGCGATGACCACATCCCGACGCAGGGCGCGGCGATTCTCGCGTGCAATCACGTGAGCTTCGTGGATGCCGTGCTGCTGATGGCGGCGAGCCCGCGCCCGATCTATTTCCTGATGGACCACCGCATCTTCCGCGTGCCGGTGCTCGGCTGGATCTTCAAGCTCGCCAAGGCGATTCCGGTCGCATCGCAGAAGGAAGACCCTGCCACCTACGAAGCCGCATTCGAGCGCGCCGCTCAGGTGCTGCGCGAGGGCGACCTGCTCGCGATCTTCCCCGAAGGCGGGATCACGCGCGACGGCGAGCTGCAGGAGTTCAAGGGCGGCATCATGAAGATCATCGACCGCGCGCGAGCCGAGGGCGTGAACGCGCCCGTCGTGCCGATGGCGCTGACCAATCTCTGGGGCTCGTATTTCAGCCGCGTCGAGCAGGGCGGGGCGATGGTGCGCCCCTTCCGCCGTGGCATGCTCAACCGCGTGGGGCTGAATGTGGGTGCGCCCATGGCCGCTGCCGAGGTGCAACCAGCCACTTTGCGTGAGCGCGTGGCGCAGTTGCTCAAGGCATGA
- a CDS encoding YiaA/YiaB family inner membrane protein, translating into MSSSNYPVVQRDTRAWQLQVWVSFGIAVFLCATGLAWLPGERLEQVFMVMGYVFCLSATFVLAKFTRDNQGKRGATADTPMWRFVVWGGFAIAMGLTGWGLLGMNINPTYKAFMAVSWLYLITTAFTLAKMLRDRYDADLYEARVQGRREAQMQSMAAAEESITK; encoded by the coding sequence ATGTCCTCCAGCAACTACCCCGTCGTTCAACGTGACACGCGCGCCTGGCAACTGCAGGTGTGGGTCTCCTTCGGCATCGCAGTGTTCCTCTGCGCCACAGGCCTTGCCTGGTTGCCGGGTGAACGTCTGGAGCAGGTTTTCATGGTGATGGGCTACGTGTTCTGCCTGTCCGCTACCTTCGTGCTGGCCAAGTTCACTCGGGACAACCAAGGCAAGCGCGGTGCCACGGCGGACACTCCCATGTGGCGATTCGTGGTCTGGGGCGGTTTCGCCATCGCCATGGGCCTGACCGGCTGGGGTCTGCTGGGCATGAACATCAACCCCACCTACAAGGCCTTCATGGCGGTGAGCTGGTTGTACCTGATCACCACGGCCTTCACGCTGGCCAAGATGCTGCGTGACCGGTACGACGCCGATCTGTATGAAGCCCGTGTGCAGGGTCGCCGCGAAGCGCAGATGCAGAGCATGGCGGCGGCCGAGGAAAGCATCACCAAGTGA
- a CDS encoding DUF2145 domain-containing protein: MHKKMTAVMAVTAAALTTAGGAAYAGRSCEEKPVNVQTIKKGMELAAQTAKALDATGAKVIVLGRAGQDLSKYNLRYSHLGWAYKTPEGQWRVEHKLNECGTAEAHIYKQGLGEFFLDDLWRYEAVWAVPTPEVQERMLPILQDRRKVLALHQPKYSMVAYPWSTKYQQSNQWALESLAMGMEPTVATRDQAQAWLKFKGYEPSAMRIGAMTRLGGRMTAANIAFDDHPNEKRFADRIETVTVDSVMGFLQRAQLSGAPQTLRLD, translated from the coding sequence ATGCACAAGAAGATGACAGCAGTGATGGCGGTCACCGCCGCCGCGCTCACCACGGCGGGCGGAGCGGCCTACGCGGGCCGTTCCTGCGAAGAGAAGCCGGTGAACGTGCAGACCATCAAGAAGGGCATGGAGCTCGCCGCGCAGACCGCCAAGGCGCTCGATGCGACGGGCGCCAAGGTGATCGTGCTGGGCCGCGCCGGGCAGGATCTGAGCAAGTACAACCTGCGCTACTCGCACCTCGGCTGGGCCTACAAGACGCCCGAGGGCCAGTGGCGCGTGGAGCACAAGCTCAACGAATGCGGCACGGCCGAGGCGCACATCTACAAGCAGGGGCTGGGTGAGTTCTTTCTCGACGACCTCTGGCGCTACGAGGCAGTGTGGGCCGTCCCCACGCCCGAGGTGCAGGAGCGCATGCTGCCCATCCTGCAGGACCGCCGCAAGGTGCTGGCGCTGCACCAGCCCAAGTACAGCATGGTCGCCTATCCATGGTCCACCAAGTACCAACAGTCGAACCAGTGGGCGCTCGAGTCGCTTGCGATGGGGATGGAGCCCACGGTGGCGACGCGCGATCAGGCGCAGGCCTGGCTCAAGTTCAAGGGCTATGAGCCGAGTGCCATGCGTATCGGCGCGATGACGCGCCTCGGCGGGCGGATGACGGCGGCGAACATTGCGTTTGACGACCATCCGAACGAAAAGCGTTTTGCCGACCGCATCGAGACGGTGACCGTGGATTCGGTGATGGGTTTTCTGCAGCGTGCGCAATTGTCGGGCGCGCCGCAGACGCTGCGGCTGGATTGA